One window of Salmo salar chromosome ssa11, Ssal_v3.1, whole genome shotgun sequence genomic DNA carries:
- the LOC106563705 gene encoding sodium/hydrogen exchanger 6: MGLKPNSALKASKTLFVLLSLFTFLLVGSQGENTAMDNVATERRAEESHRQDSANLLIFIMLLTLTILTIWLFKHRRFRFLHETGLAMIYGLLVGVILRFGVHVPRNMNNVTMNCSVNASPATLLVNVSGRFYEYTLKGEVSTVKGHDVQDDEMLRKVTFDPEVFFNILLPPIIFHAGYSLKRRHFFRNLGSILAYAFMGTVISSFVIGLVMYGCVTLMKAVGQLGGDFFFTDCLFFGAIVSATDPVTVLAIFNELKVDVDLYALMFGESVLNDAVAIVLSSSIGAYQPAGDNSHTFDATAMIKSFGVFLGVFSGSLALGVATGVMTALVTKFTKLRDFPLLETALFFLMSWSTFLLAEACEMTGVVAVLFCGMTQAHYTFNNLSPDSQDRTKQLFELLNFLAENFIFSYMGLTLFSFQSHVFNPLFIIGAFIAVFLGRAANIYPLSFLLNLGRKNKIGSNFQHVMMFAGLRGAMTFALSIRDTATYARQMMFSTTLLIVFFTVWVCGGGTTPMLSFMSIRVGVDSDQDSSVIVSDGTQHRNTKHESAWPFRIWYNFDNTYLKPLLTHSGPPLTATLPACCGPLARCLTSTQAYENEGHQHNDDSDELVLNDGNATMYGDVTVSTDASGTRTTNHKHLSASTMGITSEEALDQELAFGEHELVIRGTRLVLPMDDPPEPTVTLPPPPTSPPPFSDPFSDPFSDPFSDPRRNKL, from the exons CAAGACAGTGCCAACCTTCTTATTTTCATAATGCTCTTAACTCTCACTATTTTAACCATTTGGCTGTTTAAACACCGTCGCTTCAGGTTTCTACACGAAACAGGACTGGCTATGATCTATG GTCTGCTGGTGGGGGTGATCCTTCGTTTTGGGGTTCATGTGCCACGAAATATGAACAATGTGACTATGAACTGCAGTGTGAATGCCAGCCCAGCAACTCTTCTGGTCAACGTCAGCGGACGCTTTTATGAGTACACACTGAAGGGTGAAGTCAGCACCGTCAAGGGGCATGACGTGCAGGATGATGAGATGCTCAGGAAG GTGACCTTTGACCCTGAAGTATTTTTCAACATTTTGCTGCCTCCAATCATCTTCCATGCTGGCTACAGCTTGAAGCGG CGACACTTCTTCAGGAACCTGGGGTCCATCCTTGCCTATGCTTTCATGGGGACAGTCATATCATCTTTTGTCATTGG GCTGGTTATGTATGGCTGTGTGACATTAATGAAGGCGGTTGGGCAGTTGGGAGGGGACTTTTTCTTTACTGACTGCCTCTTTTTTGGTGCCATTGTCTCAGCCACAGACCCAG TGACAGTACTTGCCATATTTAACGAGCTGAAGGTGGATGTGGACCTGTACGCCCTGATGTTTGGAGAGAGTGTACTCAACGACGCTGTGGCCATAGTCCTGTCTTC CTCCATAGGTGCCTATCAGCCAGCCGGGGACAACAGCCACACATTCGACGCAACAGCCATGATCAAGTCTTTTGGTGTGTTCCTCGGGGTCTTCAGTGGATCCCTCGCCCTTGGTGTGGCCACCGGAGTCATGACTGCACTG GTCACCAAGTTCACTAAACTGCGTGATTTCCCCCTGCTGGAGACGGCCCTCTTCTTCCTCATGTCCTGGAGCACTTTCCTGCTGGCCGAGGCCTGTGAAATGACTG GTGTGGTGGCCGTGTTGTTCTGTGGGATGACCCAGGCTCACTACACTTTCAACAACCTTTCTCCTGACTCCCAGGACAGGACCAAACAG CTATTTGAGCTCCTGAACTTTCTGGCGGAGAATTTCATATTTTCCTATATGGGCCTGACACTGTTCTCCTTCCAGTCCCATGTGTTCAACCCCTTGTTCATCATTGGAGCATTT ATTGCAGTATTCCTTGGCAGGGCAGCCAACatctaccccctctctttcttgctcAATTTGGGCCGTAAAAACAAAATTGGATCTAACTTCCAACATGTTATGATGTTTGCAG GCCTGCGGGGGGCTATGACCTTTGCCCTCTCCATCCGGGACACAGCCACGTACGCCCGGCAGATGATGTTCTCCACCACCCTCCTGATCGTCTTCttcactgtgtgggtgtgtggaggCGGCACCACCCCAATGCTCTCCTTCATGAGTATACG TGTGGGAGTGGACTCGGACCAAGACAGCTCA GTGATTGTTTCGGATGGAACGCAACATAGGAACACCAAACATGAGAGTGCCTGGCCTTTTAGAATATGGTACAATTTCGACAATAC CTACCTGAAACCCCTGTTGACTCACAGCGGCCCACCCCTCACTGCCACCCTGCCTGCTTGCTGTGGCCCCTTGGCTCGCTGTCTCACCAGCACTCAGGCATATGAG aaTGAAGGGCACCAGCACAATGATGACTCTGACGAACTGGTCCTGAATGACGGCAATGCAACCATGTATGGTGATGTCACAGTGAGCACCGATGCATCGGGCACCCGCACCACCAACCATAAACACCTGTCTGCCTCCACCATGGGCATAACCTCGGAGGAGGCCCTGGACCAGGAGCTGGCGTTTGGGGAGCATGAACTGGTCATCAGGGGAACACGTCTGGTCCTGCCCATGGACGACCCCCCTGAACCCACTGTGACCCTGCCCCCTCCACCCACCTCCCCCCCGCCTTTCTCAGATCCCTTCTCCGATCCCTTTTCAGATCCCTTCTCCGATCCCAGACGCAACAAACTCTAG